The nucleotide sequence tgcagccacttgtaaattttatgggtctgcctccggtctcatccatgtccagctattttacagtagctgtacaaaactgcttgatattgcaattaggtgtgtcttaccatattattttaatgtgttaatcTTAATTATGAGTACACTGGTTTGCagcacaaacagttttactgtttactgcacgttgttattcttctcattatttccctatagcggctaataaaCTGGAAGTCTTatccataggcttacttccgtgttaaagaataaggtggataatggATTGCCTAAAGCTACCATTCAACCAGAGAGCATTTACTTGTCTACAATTTAGCCTACAATTTAGCCGTACCATTTATTCTACACAGACATAGACCAACATGCaccaagaaagaaagaagaaaaaaaaaaaagtcagtgctGACACACAGACCAAAATTTGTCCAGAGACCACTACAGTGATTTACATCAATTTTTCATAAGGTTTGCAGAATGCAAATGCATATGTTCTGCATTCTTCATATTatacaaataacaataacatgaaTTCTCTCCCTGCAGATCTAACTATAGAGAGATTTTGCATGACTGGTGGAGAGTCTCCGATTGGTTACCTGAAAGCCTACATGACCAACCTCTACCTGTCCAAAGATTCAGTGAAGGTACAAGAAGCTATCGGAgaaggtatttaaaaaaaaaatgcatgtatttttttatctaactgggattttcattttaatgtaacaagaaaaactttaaattaaattaaaatgaagctAACCTTGCTTTAAATGGACATTTTCACAGGAATAGCAGCTGCCACAATGTTTCCCTCTGACAGTGAGAATGAGCTCAGTGACACGCAACTACGTGTAGCTTTTGACGGagatgctgttttgttttctgacGAGTCTGAGATTATCGTGAAAGAACACGGATTGGACACTTTCTTCAGGCACGAGAAAGAGTTTGAGAACAAGCCTCTGGCTCAGGTAAACTAGGACAGGgtaatgttcattattaatactGCTACTAATATTTTCTCGATCATGTCATGTTTGGAGCATGCAATGTCCTTTTCATCGTTGATTTGTCATTGCATCATCCTAGGGCCCCCTGAAATGTTTCCTAGAAGCACTGGGTAAACTCCAGCGCAAGTTCTATGCAAAAGACCAACGAATCAGCTGCCCTATTCGCACCTACCTGGTCACAGCTCGAAGCGCTGCCAGCGCTGGGGCACGTGTTCTGAAGACCCTACGGAGCTGGGGGTTGGAGGTAGATGAGGCCCTCTTTTTGGCTGGGGCTCCCAAAGGGCCTCTCCTACAGAAGATCAGGCCTCACATCTTCTTTGACGATCAGATGTTTCACATCGAGGGTGCCCAGGAGCTCGGTACAATCGCCGCTCATGTGCCCTATGGGATTGGACAGAAGTATCATAAAGGGAAACGCATGGAAACAAGTGATGCAGagaaaaaatgatattatttgATTATCAAATGCAAATGTCAGAGCCATTTCTGTAAGTACCTCAACACCTATTCAGTGTCTTACATTTGATCTAAtagctaaaatataaatgtttacttGTATAAATAATGAGGGAAGTGAAGCACATACATGATAGTCTCTGCAAGTTAGaggtgattttatttatttatttggttgcaTCAGAGAGAGTTTTGAACCTTGAGCTGTACAGATGGTTTAAGTTAAATGGATTGCtggaaatattataaatacaaagaAGCTACGGTGCTCAAAATGATATAGTATATTATGTACTGTACCAGTCCGTCAGCACTGTGAGGTTAAACTAGAGTTTATCTTTTTGAGAGAAAATAATGTGCAATTAGAAGAATTTACATACCTTTATGCCTTGCTCATTacgattttttaaatgtttaatcaagagtttaatttagaatatttaatTCTATCTCAGGGGACACATAttgcatttttctgtattttatttatagcgTAAGATGTTATCCTTCAAAGTAAATATTGCAGATTTTTATCtacatttagatgttttgttttaacttcTTCACTGCTGTACTTAGATATTCAGACTCAGTTTCTTTCACAGATTTGTGTGTCACCCACCACCAGTGTTTCTGACAGACCTTGTCAGAATAATAAATGAACTGAGTAAATGGTGAAATAATAAGAGTGTGAAGAACtgatataatgtatttaaaatgtaaaatgtattacgCCTATGTGTGTTTTCCATAaggtgtatttatgtataattcTGTTTTgtccacaaaacaaaatgtgctGTTGACTTTTAAACACTGGATTTATTCACTATgatgataaattacatttgtgatCTTATTTGTTTTGTGCCTTAATAGAGCCGTTTAGTTTGTAGTCCCAAAACACAGATTTACTAGAAACAGGTTTCTAGGCCTAGATAAATAAGGAATAGAGGGAAAACGGAAAATAAGTTTATGCACCtgacaaattaaacaaatgtggCAACTtgttagccaaaaaaaaaaaaaaaaacatgcacaagTGGTTATTCTCTTAAACATTCAGGTCTATTAATGTTATAAGTAATCATTTTGAAGGTCTATTTAATGTTCAGAGTAAtcgttttaaagttttttttaatctattactGTGGATACATGTGGtttgtgtttacaaaaaaaaaaaaaaaaccacacacattGCGTTTTAACCCGCTATGACTTCTGGGTAATGTAGTTCAATAACATTCCAGTTACTTCCCACATGCGTGAATGTTTACGCCTACAAACCTGCTCATGAATTGGACGTTGTTGATGGCCCCAGAAGGCTCACCAGTGAAGCTATTCCCCATTTTAAACATTCGGATGAAGGCGTCGATATGCTGCGGGGCAAAACTATTATCGTGACCGGGGCAAACAGTGGCATTGGAAAAGCCACGGCCACGGAGCTCCTGCGGCGTCAGGGCCGAGTGATCATGGCATGTAGGGACCGAGAACGGGCGGAGAAAGCAGCCCAGGAGATCCAGCAGGAGGCCGGACCAGACCAAGGGGAACTAGTGATCAGACTCTTGGACCTGGCGTCGCTTAAATCTGTCCGTAGTTTTTGCGAAGAGATAATCAAGGTAACGTTACTGCACCAAACCAAACACAGAATGTTTCTCTTTTCAGATATGTAGAACACcttagtaaatataaatatagggCACGCACAGCACGGTTTGGTTGAATTGTTTTCGACTAGAAACAAGTGCGCGAACGTCACGCGCTGTTATGAGAATGATATCATGAAATTTGTGAAGAGCACGTGGCTGCGCGCGCATGAAACCTTTTTCGAGTGGGGTTTATTGACAAGCTTGCAAGTCCTTTGCAAAAAAAACGGGTATACTAAATTCTTAtggtatatacattttataatcagtatatatatatatatatatttatatataccttGTGTATACAGTGTATTGTCTTTTTTTACATATCTAAAACGTAAACGTTTTCACTGTTGTTTATCAGAGAAAAAAGATACAGTTCAGTGAACACAATTTAACCGTTTGTGAAAGCATGTCCTAgttatggaagccagtttccgccactgttattgtgactttttatctcacaattctgacttttttttttttttaccagaattgtgagatataaactcacaactgcaagttaagtaagtcagaattgcgagatgtagactcacaattctgactttttttctcaaaattacgtaatataaactcacaatataAGCACACAATTGgcacacaattgtgagaaataaagtcagatttgcgagataaaaacttctgactttaaaattgacttttttctcataattctgacttgaaatgcgtaaataaacacagttgcgaggaataaagtcagaaatgtgatttaaactcgcaattctgactttttttctcagacttgcatgatataaactcacaattatgagaactaaagtcataattctgacattttttctcacaaatgtgagtttgtttctcgcaattcagatttttttctcataattctgacttttttctcagaaatgtgtataaactcacagttgtgagaaataaagtcagaattgcgattcagactcgcaattctgacgttttttctcgcaaatgtgtttgtttcttgcaatttttttcttgcgagtttatatctgcctttattttttttctcataattgtgagtttatatctcacaattcagtgaGATACTTTTTCATAGcaatttttatttctcagaattgtgagataaaaacttgcagttGCTAGTTATAATGTCCAATTTGAGACTAAAaatttgttctcagaattgtaagtttatatctcacaattctaacttaactttataatgttataaagtcagaattttgatatatgaactcgcaatagcatgttataaagtcacaattgcgaaatataaactcgcaattctcagaaaaaatcCGAACTGCTAGtttgtaaactcgcaattgcaagaaaaaagtaaattgtgagacaaaaagtcgcaattaccttttcttattttttattcagtagtgGAAACAGGCTTACATACCTAGTTGAGCTTGAAAATggcaaactgtaaaaaaaaataaataaaaattttggaacacaaaataaatgaaacaccaaatatataaatatgtaaaacgtatataaaaatgtgttgtaTAAAATTACCACAGCATGTTGTTGGCTTACAGATATTTTAATTCTTATATGTTAAAAcgtaaaaatcaaaatataggCTGAAAAATGACCATTGAATTAACTCTTTATCTTCTCTTCTCTTGTGTTCTGAAATAACGCATATCTTTACAATTTTCCACATCTGTTGTATCTCACACAGGAAGAGTCAAGGATTGACATCCTGATTAACAACGCTGGAATCTACCAGTGTCCTTACACCAAATCAGAAGATGGGTTCGAAATGCAGTTCACTGTCAATCATCTGGGTCACTTCCTTCTCACTAACCTCCTGTTGGATCTCCTCAAACGCTCTGCTCCTAGCCGGATCATTGTAGTGTCCTCCAAGCTCTACAAGTACGGTGAAATAAACTTCGATGACCTGAACAGCGAGCAGAGCTACGATAAAGCCTTTGCTTATGCACGGAGTAAACTAGCCAATCTTCTATTCACCCTGGAGCTCTCGCACCAACTCGAGGAGACCGGAGTGACAGTAAATGCTCTCACCCCAGGGATTGTGAGGACTAACCTGGGCAGGCATGTCCACATCCCACTGCTGGTGAAGCCACTACTTAACCTAGCTTCACGGGCCTTCTTCAAGTCCCCCGAGGAAGGTGCGCAGACGTCTATCTATCTGGCCTGCTCTCCGGATGTGGAGGGCGTTCAGGGGAAGTGCTTTGCTAACTGTCATGAAGAGAAGCTGTTAGCTAAGGCCACAGATGAAGAGGTGGCCAAGAAACTCTGGGATATCAGTGAGGTGATGGTGGGCATCACAACCTGAAATCTTATAGATTTAAGAATTTAAGTCCATGATTGtttcaaaatctgaaaaagtatTTTGAAAAGACGTTGTCTtggaaagaaaacatgcaaaatatatGCTTATATCCACAGGAGGGAgctgtttttgccatttcttTTGCTTTGAAATGCCAATTGTAAAGTTGCAACTAGCTTGTTAGTTCTGCTGCAAGAGTAACAATGTTTCCCTAAATCCTGATTAGTCAGGTTCATAGATTTCAAAACTGCATTTGTTCACATGTTAAGACTAGATGTAACCTAAATGGGTTATTAACTGGAGAATTACCACAAATTATATAGTTTACAAAGACTAAACCCTTTATCTGACTAAAAATGTGCGCACATAGTACTGAGAAGTTTTTGTGATTGCAATATTCTGCCTAAATTCTGCTCTATTGTTGCACTTTTTCTGCTTTCAGGAGTGAAGCAGTTAACACTGCATTTGATTTGCACTTCTCTTACTGAAGATCAGTGGAGAGACATTTACAGTTACAGTACTTAATAAAGATGCATTAAACAAAGCAAGAGTACAGTAGTATCTCAGTTCtgattatacattatattgtaTAACCGTTAACTCTAAATTCCCCTACAGTATACAAtgcatttgaaatataaaatggcGAGATGCTGATCTGTGCTATTGTGATGGTATACACACTTTTGACAAAACTgcacaaagaaaaatattttaagctcaggcctattttttaaaataaaattgttttagttactggaaataaaatatatctattatttatatataataaaacattttattttcataagacGGCTTTGAAATACATACGCATTCTGATTTATCTaactatatgtgtgtatataactATATGTGTGGTACTGCTAATTATAAACTGTTATACATTCTAAATTCCATGTATTTATCATTGTAATCTTGCAGtaccttttatttttgtggggtttttttctttgaaaaaggAAATGCTTTGGGGAGCCTTCTTggtctaataaataaatatcatgctGTACAAATTGCATTGTTCAGATTTTAACTACAGCTCAACTAGGTTCGCGTAATTGAAAAATAGTCTGATGGTTGTTTTTGCGAGGCTCATTAGCAGAACGATTTTGGAATTAGAGCAATAGCCCGCTTTGCTTTCATAGTTCACTTACGGTCTAATTAACCGTTCTAGGAGTTGCTACAGTACAATTCAACTACTTGCTTTCACAAAGAAAGTACACACTCCTCTCACACTGcgtctctctcccacttcatcATGATTGCCTTGAATGTTTTCTCTTAGCATTAGCTGTCTTTGTGAGAATGGTAGCAGCTCTGATGGGCCCGTAATGCTTTTCCCACCTGTGTTTGCCATTAGGACTTTTTCAGGATCATTTAGAGTATGTTCCGATCAGCCAGAAAGCCCCTAAGATATCCCAGCATTCATCTGATAGCTCCCTGTGAAACGGGAGGTCTCGGAGCGCTTGGCTGTGGAAGCTGGAGACTGTTTGTATTTCAAATTAAGAAAATTGGGGAAATTATGAAAGTTAATGGCTTTAATGATGCGTCTCGAAACGGTGCCACATCAGCGACAGAATGCCAAGCTGCTAAACAAAGTGATCCTTTGATTACAATCACATTATGTTGTTTCACCTCTTATTTTGTCCTGTTTTTCCTcctccagaagacaaaatatcaCTTAGCAAACACCCAAAGGTATATAGAAATTCATGGCAAAGCCCCTGTATCTTATCTCGTGGTTTGGCTTTAGGTAAAGCATTTCTCCGGTTGTGCTGCTTTGCTCACCTCAGCTCTGCTCCGAGTACAAACCTGCAGCCAGCATCCTTTCCCACCGTTTGTGCTAGACATCCCGTCCAACCTAAACACAGAACTCCTCTCTCGTTTATTATcctgcatgtttgttttctgtgatAGAGGGAAGGAAGGGAGATacgaatgcatgttatttttcaccGTAAAGAGAGTTTCCAGCCTCGTGAGTTGTTGAGCAACTAAAAGCACTGCCAGGTTGATGGCACCAGAAAGTCTAAAACGTTCAGAACAAATTGTATGTGATTTGATTATACAAGAAAGTTCACTGAAACATAAACATAACTATATATAGTATGCAATGCAGAACATAGGTCTGATATTTGTTAACAATCtgaaatgtcattaaaacaccATAAGACAGCCATGATGTCTGACTCTTCATGATTTGACTTTTATGAACCGGATCTTTCTATGGGCCAGTCTAAAATATTCATGAAACCGCCTCGACTTACAGTAGCAGTTTGAATCAGAATCACTCAGTGCCGTACTAAACTCAATTGACTCCTTCActgaatctttattttatttatacatgaaCCAGACCGTTACTGCGACGGAGGACCTTTTAACTTagatgaatgaattaataatatgaataataatcatATGCCAAAATGTCGACAACGCTTCCGTTAATGTTTCTTGTCTCGTCACATTCAATTATGAATTACTTAGCCATATGAAATATCTAACGTTACTGTATATTTTCAATTCGAAATTTGACAAAAGTCGAGTAGTTTGTATCACATCATATTACTGTCGGTCGTTTGACATTTTTTATcgtaaatatttgtaaaatatgaaatacttTGCTACTTACATTTACCTAGCAAGAAGCCAAAAAAACATCCAGCGTGACACTTCCGTTTTAACGGTTATGACGCTTCTTTGCTTCACGCTACGCCTTGTTTGATTTGATTGGCCAGTCGCTTTAACATTGACAAATGCTGTTAGAAAGCTGaagcagagaaagaaaaacgttaaaaactttttgtcaccattaaatatacatattcacaagttttgaatgaatattgtataaataaataaataatataacatgaGGTGTTTGGGTGACATGttgtaaacatgtaaaaaaaaataaataaaaaaaaagttgggcCTATTTGGTTCCTAAATGTTTTATACATCATTATAAATGGGTGTCCCAACAGTAGGCTGCTTGAGGCCCAGAAAATAAGTGTTTTGCTAAAGGGCACAATGATAACAGAGGTCCTGCGACTCTAGTAATTCCCCACCATCTCCGTCACCCCTACCTCAGATCAAATCTGTGACCTTTGTGTTTTCAGCCCAGCCTGAACCGTTTCTCCGAGCGACTGCGTAAGAGTTTTCAAAGCTTGAGAGAAAACACTTTCTATGGAACGAATACAGATCTGCTGGCACAGAAGCTGAGTGAGCAGTGAACAAAAACAtcttttcaaattatttattattctttattttagcaGGTAATTTGATTGATTGCTTGGTCTGCTGGAGCAGTGACCTGGCCATGGGTTCTGTGTGTACAGACGTATGGTAAAGTCTTTCCCCTGAGGTGGAGCCCTGTGTTTTGACACACTCTTCAAAACAGAAAGAGTTTTTCTCCGGGTTTGGAGAAATATTTTGGTATGCAGCAGTataaggaaaacatttgagcatttttcagcattattcGATCACATTATTCACACATGGAAATGATTCCTGAGGTGTAAATCTCTTCATGGGAAATGTGTAGATTTCCTGAAGCCAAACTTAAACTGATAACTCAAGACATTTCACAGATTGCACTAGTAGTGCACTTTGGATGGTTTCCTGGGGCCTGATTGTGGATTTATATATTGACCAGACTGGTAAATCCAAGAGATTCTTGACAAAAGAACAATGTAAGGTTCAAATACTCCCTTAGGGGTTGAAGCTGAAAgtacacaacatttttttaaaatgcagctcCTGAATAATGACATCTATTTGACTTTAGCATGATATGTCAAGATTTGCTGCGCTAATCCAGATTTGTTGTTTTAACAGATCACGTTGAAGATCAAAAGCTAAATTAGGGGTTCTGATTCTGAATTTGCAACTAACTAACCTGACCTTAGAATTGCTACATACTAGATTAAATGAAGTGGAAGTCACCACTGACAGTGTAAGTAATGTGAGCCCATGATGGACTCCCAGCAAAAATTcaatctaataaaaaatgtagcAAATCATGAACAATCATGGATTATATATGACCTCTGAGAGACCTGTCACCTTTCTAAATGAATGCTTATCGGAATCCAAACCTAGCTGGGAGATCATTATGTTTCTGCATGGTATAGTAGAGATGAACGGTCATACAGACTTCTGAGGTGAGAGCGTGTGGGAACAAAACAGTCAAGGATCCAAACATCATTTTACAGGAAACTCTTAATATCGCTCGATCAAGTGCTCTAAAGTGAGGTCCGAGCCATTAATGTGAACTCTGGGGCTCCATTTTGTCATGATTTACAAATGCTGAACATTACTGAAGATAGAAATGTGGAAGGCAGGAGGGGTGTTTTCGGTCCAAGTGCTTGTGAGAGTAAAAACATACGAAGCCTCCAAAACAAGCACAACTTAAGTTTTAAATCTCAGGCTGAGAATGGTTCGAGCAGAACATGAGAATGAAAGACTGAATTTCGGATTCTCTATGTGGTTTTGGTTGAGTGCATGACCAAGATGATCGTAGATAAGAAAAGAGATGGACTGGTCATATTGTAGGAAGCCTCAGGACTTTTCAGGGTGGCCCAGTCAACGCATGGGCAGGCTGCCGAAACCAAATTTATGTAatgcaaatatacaaaaatttaAAGGGAGAAAACGTTTGTGCAGTTTTGGAACAAAAGATTTCTCCATAGGGTGGCCTGGGATTCATACAGGTCAAGTTCAATAAGGCAGTTACAAGCACCTTACTATTTAgtttactgaaaaataaatatttaaactttttgttgcATATTTTTGGTGGTGAGGATAGTAGTCAGTGATTCATCTATtccactgattcattcaaaattcgTAAATCAATCAGAAAGTGCATAAAAGCcactgaatcattaattcaaCCATTTGCTATAAAGCAGAATCATTGAGGAAGGACACAAAGTATTACTGTCTTtataagtgattcattgaattATTTGACTAATATTCAAACTGATTAATTCAAGTTTGATTAAATGCTTAGAGAAAATGATAACTATTTTTGCAGGTGCAGCAAGAGTCTAAATGTGAGCTACTAAATATTTGAATTACTATTTACTGAATTACTTcataaatgcaatattataGTCATAAACGTGCTGCTTTTCCAAATATCGCAGCTGTGATTGGCTCAAGCTCAAGGCCGAACACATTATAACTGAGTTTTCCATCACGTAAATTAACTGCAGTTTTCCTATCAGTCCATTGGGgcactgaaacaaaacaaagcccCTGTCTTGTCACTTTCCTACCTCACTGCTGGAGTGGCTATGGCATTTTGGGTCAAAGTGGCAGATGACATGCTTCTGCAGGCATTCGGTGCGACTGCAGCGAATTTTACTCATCCTGTGCGTGGCAATGCAAACTGTCTCTCAATAGGACATAAAACAGAGGCACTTCAAACCCAAGCAGGATCCTGGACATGGCCGCAGTTGCTGTGGGAATGAGCTCTGACATTGGATAATTACAGACGGTGATGAAAAGCCTAATGGAATGCTGCCTATTACAAAGATTTAAAGCACAACACATGAAAGAAGACCCGAGAAGAGTCCCACATGTCCTACACAGGAAAAAGAACATTAA is from Labeo rohita strain BAU-BD-2019 chromosome 13, IGBB_LRoh.1.0, whole genome shotgun sequence and encodes:
- the LOC127175092 gene encoding cytosolic 5'-nucleotidase 1A-like, which encodes MSKPEGTERGGQSNSDNTEEKDWAAVKALFDNAKTTKKPRPPKPSNAVTIAVSSRTLFNMVKERKVFEEEGLERYVAHQLELEDQPFTPGVSFPFVKALMNVNARLRELYPDSEELFDIVLMTNNHAQVGVRLINSINYYDLTIERFCMTGGESPIGYLKAYMTNLYLSKDSVKVQEAIGEGIAAATMFPSDSENELSDTQLRVAFDGDAVLFSDESEIIVKEHGLDTFFRHEKEFENKPLAQGPLKCFLEALGKLQRKFYAKDQRISCPIRTYLVTARSAASAGARVLKTLRSWGLEVDEALFLAGAPKGPLLQKIRPHIFFDDQMFHIEGAQELGTIAAHVPYGIGQKYHKGKRMETSDAEKK
- the rdh14a gene encoding retinol dehydrogenase 14a; protein product: MLRGKTIIVTGANSGIGKATATELLRRQGRVIMACRDRERAEKAAQEIQQEAGPDQGELVIRLLDLASLKSVRSFCEEIIKEESRIDILINNAGIYQCPYTKSEDGFEMQFTVNHLGHFLLTNLLLDLLKRSAPSRIIVVSSKLYKYGEINFDDLNSEQSYDKAFAYARSKLANLLFTLELSHQLEETGVTVNALTPGIVRTNLGRHVHIPLLVKPLLNLASRAFFKSPEEGAQTSIYLACSPDVEGVQGKCFANCHEEKLLAKATDEEVAKKLWDISEVMVGITT